A stretch of DNA from Aurantiacibacter atlanticus:
CTTGCATTGTCCCTAACTCACACCAGAACCCCACTGATGGCTCAGCTTCGGAACCGTTGCTTTCCATCACCGCTTTGACGTTCGCATTAAGCAACCGCGCGGCCATCTGACAATTCGCGTAATTAAAGGCCTCACTCTCCGGCGCGTCGAACGTGGCGAAGTGAATTCGCATTGTTCTCAACAGTTCCGAATTACGATAAAGCGTCACCTTCCCTGAATTCCCTTCAGACTCAATCGAAGACGAATTCTGCTCACTGCATGCGCCAAGCGCCAATACAGCACAGCAAGTCCAAATCGATTTGTGGTAAAACTTCACAAGCCGCCCTCCTTCAGCACCATCCCCGCCTATCTCCCCATTGCCTTGCATAGCCTTCCTGCACCAGCACAGCACCCAGCGAGCGACCATTGCGCGAAACCGTTGTTAGCGACCTACCATAACGATCCAAACCCTGCGTATGCAATTCAGACGGTCCTGCATTGAGCAAAGCCAAGAGGCGAGCGGTTGCGCGACTAGCGGCTTCCGCCTCCGCACGGCATTGCGGGTTGCTCACCTCTGGCGCGTCGATATCTGCAATCCTGTATTTCACCCGATCCAGCCAAAACGTATCGCCATCCACTACACACGTAACGCGCCGCTCGGTGCCGCAAATCGAAAAGGTCGCTTGCTCGGCTGGGATAGGCGCTAGCATTGCCAACATTATTGCCGCAAGTCCGCTCATTTGCCCTTCCTCCTCGCTAATTCATAGGCTGACGAAACCGTGCCATCGACAAGGGTCGCATCGGGGAAAGAAGCGCCGAACGTTCGCGCCTTCGTTATGCTGCGAAAATGAAATGCCGCTGTGTTACCGGCTAGGCTAAGAGCGCTATGGCTTGCAAAGTTGTCCGCTCCGCAGGACTTGCTGAGCCAAGCGATGGCTGCAATTAGGACGCTAAGGGGGCGGGCGACGGCTCGAGAATCAACCATCGGCGCCTTACTCGTTTTATTGACCGTCAGCTGCGACGACAGGTTGTGGTGCAGGTGCAGGAGCGCCGACAACCATCGGGCCTGGCTGAGTGTTAGCAATGGCCAACTCAACATCCTCGTCAATGAAAGCACCAACTTCACCGCCCAGTGGCAACTCGGCGCTGGTGCCTGTCATGAAAAAACCTGCTACGGGAACCAAGGCAATCGCTCCCACAACCCCCGCGGTGACGGTGACGCCCTTGTCATCGAAAGTACCGGATAGCCGGATTTGGCGTCCATTTACTCGCGCGAAGAGAGCGCGCCCTTCGAGTTTGCCGGACTTGCCCCACATGCCCTTGTTCCGCACACTGGTTATTTCACCCCATGCCGGACTGCCTGCTGGAATTACAACTACGCCGTTGACCTCTATGGGAGCGGCGACCTCCATCTGGACTCGTTGGCCGACACTGGCAGCCTTATCCTTCGTAGTGACAGTTTCCATGAAGCGGAGCTGGACAGGTGTTCCCGAACGCAACACTGCGTTAGCAGTAGGCGCTTCCTGGATCGGTGCGGATACAGGGACAGCCGAGGTGGGCACGACGGTCTGCGCCGTGTCTTGCGCAGAAGCTGGAATGGTGCACACACCCAAAAGTGCAGCGATGGTCACGCATGTCGAAAATTTCATAGATAAGTCCTATTGTTGCCATACGCCCCCTGCGCATAACAGTTTGGAAGTTACCTATATTTGAAAGATTGCAAAGAAGTTAAATGCTTAAACCATTTTAGAGACACATCGTTCTCAGATCTTCCGCGATTGGGGTATCGTGCGAAACACGCGTGTTATTCTGACTGCTTGGAAAGCTGCCCAATCCAATTCATCATCTCGGAGCTGCACTCGGCATCCAAT
This window harbors:
- a CDS encoding thermonuclease family protein — protein: MSGLAAIMLAMLAPIPAEQATFSICGTERRVTCVVDGDTFWLDRVKYRIADIDAPEVSNPQCRAEAEAASRATARLLALLNAGPSELHTQGLDRYGRSLTTVSRNGRSLGAVLVQEGYARQWGDRRGWC